In Prochlorococcus marinus XMU1404, the following proteins share a genomic window:
- the dnaN gene encoding DNA polymerase III subunit beta: MEIICNQNELNNAIQLVGKAVASRPTHPILANILLTADQGINKISLTGFDLNLGIQSSFDGTVNKSGAITIPSKLLSEIVNKLPNETPVSIEVEENSDNVLIKSDRGSFNLKGIPSDDYPNLPFVESGTSLNIDPSSFLKALKSTIFASSNDDSKQLLTGVNFTFKKNYLESASTDGHRLAVALIDNEEIVENNDNLYLDESDLSVTIPTRSLREIEKLVTLKNSENSIKLFYDKGQVVFISSNQIITTRTLEGTYPNYSQLIPDSFSKIFNFNTKKLIDALERIAVLADQQSSVVKIKLGNDDLASISADAQDIGNANESIPVSHSGEDFDIAFNVRYLLEGLKVIVSENVLLKCNLSTTPAVLVPEDNLNSFTYLVMPVQVRS, encoded by the coding sequence ATGGAGATTATTTGTAATCAAAATGAGTTAAATAATGCTATTCAATTAGTAGGCAAAGCAGTTGCTTCAAGACCAACACATCCTATTCTGGCCAATATACTTCTAACTGCTGATCAAGGCATAAATAAAATTAGCTTGACAGGATTTGATCTGAATTTAGGTATTCAGTCTTCTTTTGATGGAACTGTCAACAAAAGTGGGGCTATTACCATACCTTCAAAACTTTTATCTGAAATAGTAAATAAGCTACCTAATGAAACTCCAGTCTCTATAGAAGTTGAAGAGAATTCGGATAATGTTTTAATAAAAAGTGATAGAGGTTCTTTTAATCTTAAGGGTATACCATCAGATGACTATCCTAATTTACCATTTGTAGAAAGTGGTACTTCTTTAAATATTGATCCTAGTTCTTTTTTAAAAGCTTTAAAGTCTACAATTTTCGCAAGTAGTAATGATGATTCAAAGCAATTACTTACGGGAGTCAATTTTACTTTTAAAAAAAATTACTTAGAGTCTGCTTCTACAGATGGCCATAGATTAGCTGTCGCGTTAATTGATAATGAAGAAATTGTAGAAAATAACGATAATTTATATTTGGATGAAAGTGATTTATCAGTAACTATTCCAACTAGATCATTAAGAGAAATTGAAAAACTAGTTACTTTAAAGAATTCAGAAAATTCAATAAAGCTTTTCTATGATAAAGGTCAAGTCGTTTTTATTTCTTCTAATCAAATTATTACAACAAGAACTCTTGAAGGTACTTATCCAAATTATTCACAATTAATCCCAGATAGTTTTTCAAAGATTTTTAATTTTAATACTAAAAAATTAATCGATGCTTTAGAAAGAATTGCTGTTTTAGCTGATCAGCAGAGTAGTGTGGTTAAAATTAAATTAGGAAATGATGATTTAGCTTCAATAAGTGCAGATGCACAAGATATCGGAAATGCAAATGAATCAATCCCAGTTTCTCATTCAGGAGAGGATTTTGATATTGCATTTAATGTTAGATATCTTTTAGAGGGTTTAAAAGTTATTGTGTCTGAAAATGTACTTTTAAAGTGTAATCTTTCAACTACTCCAGCCGTTTTAGTACCAGAAGATAATCTTAATTCTTTTACCTATTTAGTTATGCCTGTTCAGGTTCGTTCTTAA
- a CDS encoding PRC-barrel domain-containing protein — translation MKLPKEILLSELLNYTVKGNTALNYGNGENVWMHPPVHRILGWYSRPSNFDLKRNVWKLNQISQIIDNEIYVKGDPAISDLATLNRFPTLIEANLININGSKIGVIADFLFEMKTGKIKYYLVSRSNPKIPGSSRWQLNIENINDQQPGLVFCESDSLDDLSLVKSSIKNEFLQKGKKIIDRFDDMKNIASNRLEDWLEEDEDINQNLDFEQKSFYNNGRTPKSFSDKREDDPWI, via the coding sequence TTGAAATTACCTAAAGAAATTTTATTAAGTGAATTACTAAATTATACTGTTAAGGGTAATACGGCCCTTAATTATGGGAATGGTGAAAATGTTTGGATGCATCCCCCAGTCCATCGTATTTTAGGATGGTATTCTCGTCCTTCAAATTTTGATTTAAAAAGAAATGTTTGGAAATTAAATCAAATTAGTCAGATAATCGATAATGAAATCTATGTTAAAGGTGACCCTGCTATTTCTGATTTAGCAACTCTAAATAGATTTCCAACTTTAATAGAAGCAAATTTAATAAATATAAATGGTTCAAAAATAGGTGTCATAGCAGATTTTTTATTTGAAATGAAAACGGGTAAAATTAAATATTATTTAGTGTCTCGATCGAATCCTAAGATTCCTGGTTCTAGTAGATGGCAACTAAATATAGAAAACATTAATGATCAACAACCAGGTTTAGTATTTTGTGAAAGCGATTCTTTAGATGATTTATCTTTAGTAAAATCAAGTATTAAGAATGAATTTTTGCAAAAAGGAAAAAAAATTATAGATAGATTTGATGATATGAAAAATATAGCTTCAAATAGACTAGAGGATTGGCTTGAAGAAGATGAAGATATAAACCAAAACTTAGATTTTGAACAAAAAAGTTTTTATAATAACGGGAGAACACCGAAATCTTTCAGTGATAAAAGAGAAGATGACCCTTGGATCTAA
- the purL gene encoding phosphoribosylformylglycinamidine synthase subunit PurL, with the protein MINSENNDFYDLNEVLKVENLKINDYEEICKRLKRKPNRTELGMFGVMWSEHCCYRNSKPLLSKFPTKGKNVLVGPGENAGVIDVGNNQKLVFKIESHNHPSAIEPFQGAATGVGGILRDIFTMGARPIAVLNSLRFGNLDKSSNVDLLRGVVSGISHYGNCVGVPTVGGEIDFDDSYSGNPLVNVMALGLLETNEIVCSGAKNVGSPVLYVGNTTGRDGVGGASFASSELTTASLDDRPAVQVGDPFIEKSLIEACLEAFKTGDVIAAQDMGAAGLTCSSAEMAANGNLGISINLDLVPSREDNMSSYQYLLSESQERMLFVVKEEKINDLIEKFKKWGLYANVIGEVIESNEVIISQNNKIVAQIPTSALSDDTPVNYHTVIKNPPDYLLEKWEWKESNLPEIKDHKILSLKDNKIFSYSQIILKLLSNPSIASKRWIYKQYDSQVQSNTVFKPGESDAAVIRLREQNEKNKNKVFSGVAASVDCNSRWVSLDPFRGAVAAVAESSRNVSCVGAEPVAITNNLNFSSPHTEIGYWQLSSSCNGISEACRTLETPVTGGNVSLYNESKNEDNKITPINPTPVIGMVGTIDNVEKAISSEWKNIDDQIWLIGSNKSETTISASSYLEYFHGEITGRPPQIDLLDEKFCQSFLRNAILNSFVVSSHDISDGGLAIALAECCILSSKGATIELNTDINRYDNLLFAEGGSRIIFSIDKTKENQWLDYLKKINIYTKSSIYVKKIGYVSTETFKIKIQDKNICNIRVEELTQKFNNSISDRF; encoded by the coding sequence ATGATAAATTCAGAAAATAACGATTTTTATGATCTTAATGAAGTACTCAAAGTTGAAAATTTAAAAATTAATGATTACGAAGAAATTTGCAAAAGATTGAAGAGAAAACCAAATAGGACTGAATTAGGGATGTTTGGAGTTATGTGGTCTGAACATTGTTGTTATAGAAATTCAAAACCTTTACTATCTAAGTTTCCTACTAAAGGGAAAAACGTTTTGGTTGGTCCTGGAGAAAATGCCGGAGTTATTGATGTTGGAAATAATCAAAAACTTGTTTTTAAAATTGAAAGTCATAATCACCCTTCTGCTATTGAACCTTTTCAAGGGGCGGCAACAGGTGTGGGAGGAATATTAAGAGATATTTTCACAATGGGAGCAAGACCAATAGCTGTATTGAATTCATTGCGATTCGGAAATCTTGATAAATCATCAAATGTTGATTTGCTGCGGGGAGTGGTATCTGGTATTTCACATTATGGAAATTGTGTAGGTGTGCCTACCGTTGGAGGAGAAATTGACTTCGATGATAGTTATTCTGGAAATCCTTTGGTCAATGTGATGGCTTTAGGACTTTTAGAAACTAATGAGATCGTTTGTTCGGGAGCTAAAAATGTAGGATCACCAGTTTTATATGTTGGCAATACTACTGGCAGAGATGGAGTTGGTGGCGCAAGTTTCGCAAGTTCAGAATTAACTACCGCTTCATTAGATGATAGACCTGCAGTACAAGTAGGGGATCCGTTTATCGAGAAAAGTCTAATAGAAGCTTGTTTAGAAGCTTTTAAAACAGGAGATGTAATTGCAGCTCAAGATATGGGTGCAGCAGGTTTAACCTGTAGTAGTGCAGAAATGGCTGCAAATGGAAATTTAGGAATATCTATTAATTTAGATTTAGTACCCTCTAGAGAAGATAATATGTCTTCATATCAATATTTACTATCAGAATCGCAAGAGAGAATGTTGTTTGTTGTAAAAGAAGAAAAGATTAATGACCTAATTGAAAAATTTAAAAAATGGGGATTATATGCGAATGTAATTGGTGAAGTAATAGAGTCTAATGAGGTAATTATTTCGCAGAATAATAAAATTGTTGCTCAAATCCCTACTTCTGCTTTATCCGATGATACTCCTGTTAATTATCATACTGTGATTAAAAATCCACCTGATTATTTGTTAGAAAAATGGGAATGGAAAGAAAGTAATTTACCGGAAATTAAAGATCATAAAATATTGTCATTGAAGGATAATAAAATTTTTTCTTATTCACAAATCATTTTAAAACTGCTATCTAATCCTTCAATAGCTTCTAAAAGATGGATTTATAAACAATATGACTCTCAAGTGCAGTCAAATACAGTCTTTAAGCCTGGAGAATCAGATGCAGCTGTAATAAGATTAAGAGAACAAAATGAAAAAAATAAAAATAAAGTATTTTCTGGGGTTGCCGCTTCAGTTGACTGTAATAGCAGATGGGTTTCTCTTGATCCTTTTAGAGGAGCTGTAGCTGCAGTTGCAGAATCATCAAGAAACGTTAGTTGTGTTGGAGCTGAACCAGTAGCTATTACTAATAACTTAAATTTTTCTTCTCCTCACACTGAAATTGGGTATTGGCAACTTTCATCTTCATGTAATGGAATTTCTGAAGCTTGTAGAACTTTGGAAACTCCCGTTACAGGAGGAAATGTTTCCCTATACAATGAATCGAAAAATGAAGATAATAAAATAACTCCTATTAATCCTACTCCAGTTATTGGAATGGTTGGGACGATTGATAATGTTGAAAAAGCTATAAGCAGCGAATGGAAAAATATTGACGATCAAATCTGGTTAATTGGCTCTAATAAATCAGAAACAACAATTTCGGCCAGTTCTTATTTGGAATATTTTCATGGAGAAATTACAGGTCGACCCCCCCAAATAGATTTGTTAGATGAAAAGTTTTGCCAGAGTTTTTTAAGAAATGCGATCTTAAATAGCTTTGTAGTCTCTTCACACGATATTAGCGATGGTGGTTTAGCTATAGCCTTAGCAGAGTGCTGCATTTTGTCCTCAAAAGGTGCAACGATAGAATTAAACACAGATATTAATAGGTACGATAATTTATTGTTTGCAGAAGGAGGTTCTAGAATTATTTTTTCAATTGATAAAACGAAAGAAAATCAATGGCTCGATTATCTTAAAAAAATCAATATATATACCAAATCAAGTATATACGTAAAAAAAATTGGATATGTTTCTACTGAAACCTTTAAAATAAAAATTCAAGACAAAAATATATGCAATATTAGGGTTGAGGAATTAACTCAAAAATTTAATAATAGTATTTCAGATCGCTTTTAA
- the purF gene encoding amidophosphoribosyltransferase, with amino-acid sequence MCGIVGIVSSDDVNQQIYDSLLLLQHRGQDSTGIATMENNFFHIHKAKGQVNTAYRTRDMRNLIGKVGLGHVRYATKGSAESVEEAQPFYVNAPYGIVLIHNGNLTNTRDLEKQLFNIDKRHTNSSSDTEMLLNVFATELQEQIHNQELQPDIIFDAVKSLHTRIQGSYASIALISGHGLLAFRDPFGIRPLVIGKRLSLTTKKDEWMVASESLVLENNDYQIVRDVNPGEAIFINLNGEFFSKQCSENPILFPCAFEYVYLARPDSIMNGISVYKARLKMGDYLSETIKQTIDSGDIDVVMPIPDSSRPAAMQVARQLGIEYREGFFKNRYVGRTFIMPGQQKRKKSVRQKLNAMSAEFKNKNVLIVDDSIVRGTTSKEIVQMAKDAGANKVFFTSAAPPVRFPHVYGINMPNRDELIAHDRTISQIADKLEIDKLVYQNVENLRKSIISDSPIKDLEMSCFTGSYVTGTVNQEYLDWVENEYKS; translated from the coding sequence ATGTGTGGAATAGTTGGAATCGTTTCTTCAGATGATGTAAATCAACAAATTTATGATAGTCTTTTGCTTCTCCAGCATAGAGGTCAAGACTCAACTGGTATAGCTACAATGGAAAATAATTTTTTTCATATACATAAGGCTAAAGGTCAGGTTAATACTGCTTATAGAACTAGAGATATGAGGAATTTAATTGGAAAAGTTGGATTGGGTCATGTTAGGTACGCAACAAAAGGATCAGCAGAAAGTGTTGAGGAAGCACAGCCTTTTTATGTTAATGCTCCTTATGGGATTGTTTTAATACACAATGGCAATTTGACTAATACTAGAGATTTAGAAAAACAATTATTTAATATTGATAAGCGACATACGAATTCGTCAAGCGATACTGAAATGTTGTTAAATGTATTTGCGACAGAATTACAAGAACAAATTCATAATCAAGAATTGCAGCCTGATATTATTTTTGATGCTGTAAAATCTTTACATACAAGAATTCAGGGATCATATGCTTCAATTGCATTAATTTCAGGACATGGTTTATTAGCATTTAGAGATCCTTTCGGTATTCGACCTTTAGTTATAGGAAAAAGACTTTCACTAACTACAAAAAAAGATGAGTGGATGGTTGCTAGTGAATCTCTTGTGCTTGAGAATAATGATTATCAAATAGTTAGAGATGTAAATCCTGGAGAAGCTATTTTTATAAACCTTAATGGCGAATTTTTTTCTAAACAATGTTCTGAAAATCCCATTTTATTTCCATGTGCTTTTGAATACGTTTATCTAGCTAGGCCTGATTCAATTATGAATGGAATTTCCGTTTATAAAGCACGTTTAAAAATGGGAGATTATTTATCTGAAACAATAAAACAAACAATTGATTCTGGAGATATTGATGTTGTAATGCCTATTCCTGATTCTTCTCGACCAGCGGCTATGCAAGTTGCTAGACAATTAGGTATTGAGTATAGAGAAGGTTTTTTTAAAAATAGATATGTTGGTAGAACTTTCATAATGCCTGGTCAACAGAAACGTAAGAAATCTGTAAGACAAAAATTGAATGCTATGAGTGCAGAGTTTAAAAATAAAAATGTTTTAATAGTAGATGACTCTATAGTAAGAGGTACTACTTCAAAAGAAATTGTCCAAATGGCAAAAGATGCAGGAGCAAATAAAGTTTTTTTCACTTCAGCAGCACCTCCTGTTCGTTTCCCTCATGTTTATGGAATTAACATGCCTAATAGAGATGAATTAATAGCTCATGATAGAACAATTAGTCAAATTGCTGATAAACTTGAAATTGATAAATTGGTTTATCAAAATGTTGAAAATTTGCGAAAATCAATAATTAGTGATTCTCCAATAAAAGATTTGGAAATGAGTTGTTTTACTGGTTCATATGTAACAGGAACAGTAAATCAAGAGTATTTAGATTGGGTAGAAAATGAATATAAGTCTTAG
- a CDS encoding DNA gyrase/topoisomerase IV subunit A — MDKKKFTSISLQEEMQRSYLEYAMSVIVGRALPDARDGLKPVQRRILFAMYELGLTPDKPFRKCARVVGDVLGKYHPHGDQAVYDALVRLVQNFSTRYPTLDGHGNFGSVDNDPPAAMRYTETRLAPIAHKGFLEEIGLETVNFSNNFDGSQKEPEVLPAQLPFLLLNGSSGIAVGMATNIPPHNLEEIVDALIALIENKDLTNKKLSNIIKGPDFPTGGELIFNRAIEELYETGKGSVTIRGVINTEEINLGKGKHKKNALIITELPFQISKAGWIEKLAELVNSGKINGISDIRDESDRDGMRIVIELKKDSNSELVISNLYKKTTLQTNFGAIFLALIKGKPVQLNLKEYLSYFLEFREETIRKRTNYFLINTLEKLEILNGLSKATKDIKKVIEIIEGSENSAEAKSKLINHFFLSEKQANSVLDMPLKRLTNLERNQIILDIKKLKEKKDYFQKLLTDRKILLKLLTEELIILKKKFNVKRRTKILKNIDQNEELETINNQILEELINKKTKLFIDNRLYLKKMILNNYKKSFEDVNKIIDNKNIQKFICNIEKKIKIIGLTVNGKVFHIDWETNINNDYKLDNKNLGNINPNEIINFHSIKKGVKNYLCILNSDGRFKKVLFDGEMIKSNRSFSVTKLKNNIKTIDSFISNEEKNLIILTSIGRMFKFNLSNKFLTPTTKQSQGLLLAKLLPTEKIVSCCPYQNGDNIYLVSRQGKVFCINSDEIYYANEYSLGYLNEKFQLKNDYFLKVLPSNYYLDIETNKNKSARLDFKKINFKSNKTTFLIDFLKLDKGEYLENCFRLESFLD; from the coding sequence ATGGATAAGAAAAAATTTACTTCTATCTCTCTACAAGAAGAAATGCAACGTTCTTACCTAGAGTATGCAATGAGTGTAATAGTTGGTCGAGCTCTTCCTGATGCAAGAGACGGTCTTAAACCTGTACAGAGAAGAATACTTTTTGCAATGTATGAATTAGGTTTAACGCCCGATAAACCATTTAGAAAATGTGCAAGAGTTGTTGGAGATGTACTAGGGAAGTACCATCCTCATGGAGATCAAGCAGTATATGATGCGTTGGTAAGACTAGTACAAAATTTTTCTACTAGATATCCTACCCTTGACGGTCATGGAAATTTTGGATCTGTGGATAATGATCCACCAGCCGCAATGAGATACACCGAAACAAGATTAGCACCAATTGCACACAAAGGCTTTCTAGAAGAAATTGGATTAGAGACAGTAAATTTTTCAAATAACTTTGACGGTTCACAAAAAGAACCAGAGGTCCTACCAGCCCAACTTCCATTTTTATTGTTAAACGGCTCATCAGGTATTGCTGTTGGAATGGCAACAAACATTCCCCCTCATAACCTTGAAGAAATAGTGGATGCTTTAATTGCTTTAATAGAAAATAAAGATTTAACTAATAAAAAACTTTCTAACATTATTAAGGGACCTGATTTTCCAACTGGAGGAGAATTAATTTTCAATCGAGCAATAGAAGAACTTTATGAAACAGGAAAAGGTTCGGTAACAATAAGAGGAGTTATAAATACAGAAGAAATAAATTTAGGCAAGGGCAAACATAAAAAAAATGCATTAATAATTACAGAACTTCCTTTTCAAATCAGTAAAGCAGGTTGGATTGAAAAACTAGCAGAACTTGTTAATTCAGGCAAAATTAATGGGATCTCTGATATTAGGGATGAAAGTGACAGAGATGGAATGAGAATTGTAATAGAGTTAAAAAAAGATTCTAATAGTGAACTCGTAATTTCTAATTTATATAAAAAAACAACTTTACAAACCAACTTTGGTGCCATTTTTTTAGCATTAATTAAAGGGAAACCTGTCCAACTAAACTTAAAAGAATACCTTAGCTATTTTCTAGAATTTCGAGAAGAAACAATTAGAAAAAGAACTAATTACTTTCTAATAAATACTCTTGAAAAACTTGAGATATTGAATGGTTTATCAAAAGCGACAAAAGACATAAAAAAAGTAATTGAGATTATTGAAGGCTCAGAAAATTCTGCAGAAGCTAAATCAAAATTAATTAATCATTTCTTTTTAAGTGAAAAACAGGCAAATTCAGTTTTAGATATGCCCCTCAAAAGGCTAACAAATCTAGAAAGAAATCAAATAATTCTTGATATAAAAAAATTAAAAGAAAAAAAGGATTATTTTCAAAAATTATTAACTGATAGAAAAATACTACTTAAATTACTAACAGAAGAATTAATAATATTAAAGAAAAAATTTAATGTTAAAAGAAGGACAAAAATCCTTAAAAATATAGATCAAAATGAAGAATTAGAAACTATCAATAATCAAATATTAGAAGAGCTTATCAATAAAAAAACAAAACTATTTATAGACAATAGATTATATTTAAAAAAAATGATTTTAAATAACTACAAAAAATCCTTTGAAGATGTAAACAAAATCATTGATAATAAAAATATTCAAAAATTTATATGTAATATCGAAAAAAAAATAAAAATAATTGGACTAACTGTTAATGGAAAGGTTTTTCACATTGATTGGGAAACTAATATTAATAATGACTATAAATTGGACAATAAAAACCTTGGGAATATTAATCCAAATGAAATAATAAATTTTCATTCAATTAAAAAAGGAGTAAAGAATTATTTATGTATTTTGAATTCTGATGGAAGATTTAAAAAAGTTTTATTTGATGGTGAAATGATTAAAAGCAATAGATCTTTCTCGGTAACAAAATTAAAAAATAATATTAAAACAATTGATTCATTTATTTCTAACGAAGAAAAAAATTTAATTATCCTAACCTCAATAGGAAGAATGTTTAAATTCAATTTATCAAATAAATTTTTAACGCCAACCACGAAACAATCTCAAGGATTATTGCTTGCAAAACTTTTACCAACTGAAAAAATTGTTTCTTGTTGTCCGTATCAAAATGGAGATAATATTTATTTAGTTTCTAGGCAAGGTAAAGTCTTTTGTATAAATAGTGATGAAATTTATTACGCAAATGAATACAGTTTGGGATACCTAAATGAAAAATTCCAACTAAAAAACGATTACTTTCTTAAAGTTTTACCTAGTAACTATTACCTTGATATTGAAACCAATAAAAATAAATCTGCTAGGTTAGATTTTAAAAAAATAAATTTCAAGTCTAATAAAACAACATTTTTAATTGACTTTTTAAAATTAGATAAAGGCGAGTATCTTGAAAATTGTTTTAGACTCGAAAGTTTTCTTGACTAA
- a CDS encoding tetratricopeptide repeat protein: protein MKKFLNKTICIFLICFYFFEVDQAKSVVPYYYLPTKKNLESESLSIGKDAYQLLYFGQYKKSLNLAKLAIKINKTDEKLWLILAEAQVANKLYKKALISLNKAQKISSNNSEIYFAKSNVYLKISQLEYAKTALEEGLSFEPNNHKAIFQLGNILLMEKNYSEAIKVFDKSIKIKPNFWQAINNQGLAYFEENNISLSIKHFEKAISIQENAEPLLGLASCLRMKDINLALQLAKKALTKDPKYVNYDYRKEQLWGEKIQNSTEILFQNDQLQTDIILAKSKINASS from the coding sequence ATGAAAAAATTCTTGAACAAAACAATTTGCATCTTTTTAATTTGTTTTTACTTTTTTGAAGTAGATCAAGCTAAATCAGTTGTCCCATATTATTATTTACCAACAAAAAAAAATTTAGAATCAGAAAGCTTATCTATTGGGAAAGATGCATATCAACTTTTATATTTTGGACAATATAAAAAAAGTCTAAACCTAGCAAAATTAGCTATAAAAATTAATAAAACAGACGAAAAACTATGGTTAATTTTAGCTGAAGCACAAGTAGCTAACAAACTATATAAAAAAGCATTAATATCTCTAAATAAAGCCCAAAAAATCAGTTCAAACAATAGCGAAATATATTTTGCCAAAAGTAATGTTTATCTTAAGATCTCACAACTTGAATATGCAAAAACTGCTTTAGAGGAAGGTTTAAGCTTTGAACCAAATAACCATAAAGCTATTTTTCAATTAGGAAATATTTTATTAATGGAAAAAAATTACTCGGAGGCAATCAAGGTATTTGATAAATCTATAAAGATTAAACCTAATTTCTGGCAAGCGATAAATAATCAAGGTTTAGCTTATTTCGAGGAAAACAACATCAGTCTATCCATAAAACATTTTGAAAAAGCGATCTCAATTCAAGAAAACGCGGAGCCATTACTAGGACTTGCTTCGTGTTTAAGAATGAAAGATATTAACTTAGCGCTTCAACTTGCAAAAAAAGCTTTAACAAAAGATCCCAAATATGTGAATTATGACTATAGAAAAGAGCAATTGTGGGGTGAAAAAATACAAAACTCAACAGAAATTCTTTTTCAGAATGATCAACTTCAAACAGATATTATCTTGGCGAAATCCAAAATAAATGCATCTTCTTAA